TTTTTGCTTTAGTTTTCTCATATATTATACCATACACACAGGTGTCCCACTGGCAAATAGCATCAAAAAACTATTGACAAATCTTTTTTATAAGTTTAAAATGTGTATAAACATACTGATTTACTTGGATTTAAAAATATATACTTGGAGGTAATTACAATGAATATTGCGAAAAACCTAACGGATCTTATAGGAAATACACCCCTTTTGGAGCTCTCTAATTATAACAGGGCAAATCAACTGGAAGCAAGGCTTATAGCCAAGCTGGAGTACTTTAATCCTTTGTCCAGCGTAAAAGATAGGATTGGATACGCTATGATCAAGGACGCAGAGGAAAAAGGGCTTATAAACAAAGACACTGTTATAATCGAACCCACCAGCGGTAATACGGGAATAGCGCTGGCATTTGTGGCAGCCGCAAAAGGCTACAGGCTTATACTCACAATGCCTGATACCATGAGCATTGAAAGAAGGAATCTGCTCAAAGCTCTGGGAGCCGAGCTGGTCTTAACCCCTGGCATTGAGGGAATGAAAGGAGCTGTAAAAAAGGCAGAAGAACTGGCAGCACAGACGCCTAACTCATTTATCCCTCAGCAATTTAAAAATCCCGCAAACCCCGAAATACACAGAAAAACCACCGCAGAAGAGATCTGGCGGGATACCGACGGACAGGTAGATATATTCGTAGCTGGCGTTGGTACAGGTGGAACTATAACAGGGGTAGGAGAAGTGTTAAAGCAAAAAAAACCTGATGTCAAAATCGTAGCTGTAGAGCCTTTTGATTCGCCGGTTTTGTCGGGCGGCAAGCCCGGGCCTCATAAAATACAGGGCATAGGGGCCGGATTTGTCCCCGATGTGTTAAACAGGAGTGTCATTGATGAGGTCTTTAAAGTCAAGAACGAAGAGGCCTTTGAGACCTCCAGAAAATTGGCAAAACTGGAGGGCCTTATTGTTGGCATTTCCTCAGGAGCAGCGGCTTTTGCCGCAACGCAAATAGCAAAGAGGCCAGAAAACAAAGGGAAGACGATCGTTGCCCTGTTGCCAGATACAGGTGAAAGATACCTGTCCACACCTCTGTTCCAAGAGTAAATAAGGTTTGGGAATATAAGCGCAAGCTTATTTCCCCAAACCTCTTTTTAAAATAACAGCAAGGGTGATGAAAGAATGAGTAATGGAGAAATAACCAGAGAATCAGCATTTGCGCTATTAAAAGAGTACACAAAAAGCGAAAGCCTTATCAAACACGCTCTGGCGGTGGAAGCTGTTATGAAACACTTCGCGCGGCTGTTCAACCTCGACGAAAACGACGTAACAAAATGGGGTATAATCGGCCTATTGCACGATATCGACTATGAGATGTACCCACAACAGCATTGCAAAAAAGTAAGAGAAATATTGACGCGCTATGGATACCCCGAGGAGTATATAAGGGCTATAGAAAGCCATGGCTACAATATCGTCAACGATGTAAAACCTATACACAAAATGGAAAAAGTGCTTTACACGGTAGACGAATTGACAGGATTTATCACAGCCGTGGCCATCTTAAGGCCAAGCAAAAGTCTATCTGATCTCAGTGTAAAATCTGTAAAAAAGAAATGGAAGCAAAAAAGCTTCGCCAGTGGCGTAAACCGCAACGTGATAGAAGAAGGCGCAAAAATGCTGGAAATGGAATTAGATTACATAATCGAGCAGACCATCATAGGAATGCAGCAAGTGGCAGACGAAATCGGCCTAAGTGGAAAAGCGTAGCGATATTAATACGCTTCTCCTACCGGAGTAGTCAAAAGGCATTCTTCGATTTCCCCTGCCGATACCACCACACACCCCTCAGGATCCACTATAAGGCTGTTGCCCAAGCTCACCATCCCTATGTGGCTGCCCACCGCATTAGCCAGAAAAACATAGATTTTATTCTCTACTGCCCTGGCAATGGGTATAGCGCGATTTTTATCTACCTTCCACCTGGCTTCTTGCAGCTTATAATAGTGGGCCGATATTATATACAGTATATCCACCCCTTGTTCTCTAAGGTGCCTTATTAACATAGGGTCATTCTGATCCCTGCATATGATCACCCCTATCCTGTGGCCCGCAAATTCAAAGTACAAACTCTCGGAACCCGGTACAAAGTACTTCTCTTCAACCTCGGTGAGATGGATTTTATCGTAGCTAAACTTACGGCCATCAGGTAAAATCACCGAGGCCCTATTTATAAACTTGCCGCCGTGGCGATATCCATGCCCAACGATGGCGCCCACTCCAAGCTCTTTGCTTTTCATCCCGATGCCACCTAGTGCTTCATCTACTTTAGCGTTTAAATCCCCATTTCCCACGTACGATGGATTGTAACCTGTAAGAAACATCTCAGGAAAACCTAAAAGACAGATGCCTTCTCCTGCGGCTCTTTCCATGTACCTATAGACCTTTGCCAAATTATACTCTATTTTATCTCCTATGGACAGCTGAGCTACCCCGAATTTCAACTCGCTTTCTCTCTCCTTTCTTTAAAAATTATTCCTGTAATGCTAAAATAGCTGCACCCAATGCCCCTACTATTTGCGGCTCCTCAGGGACATACACTTTTTCCCCTATTTTCTGCTCTATAGCCTCTACCACCCCTCTATTTTTTGCCACTCCACCTGTCATCATGTAAGCGCCTTTACGGCCTACTCTGTCAAGCAGGCCAATAGCTTTGGCGGCTACTGAATTGTGCAGCCCCTTTACTATATCCGCTCTCTTTTTATTCTGCGCAATAAGGGACACAACCTCTGACTCCGCGAAAACCGTGCATATGCTTGTGATGTTTATCTCCTCTGTCGCCTTCTGGGCTTCCTCTCCCATCCTTTCCAGCGGGATTTCCAGGGCCCTCGCCATCACTTCTAAAAAACGCCCTGTTCCCGCCGAGCACCTGTCATTCATCACAAAATCCACCACATTGCCGTCGTCATCCAATCTTATTACCTTGCTGTCCTGTCCGCCTATATCTATAATAGTTCTTACGCCGTTGTTTAAAAAATAGGCCCCCTTGCCGTGGCAGGTTATCTCGGTCACCTGCTTATCGGCAAATGGGATGTTTATGCGCCCATAGCCGGTAGATACGACAAATGAAACATCATTCCGCCTAATTCCGGCCTTTTCAATAGCCTGTGAAAAAGCCCTGTCGGCGCTTTCCACTATGGATGCACCAGTGGGTACAACGCTATATGACAGGATGTTATAATCCTCATCCAGTATAACCACGTCGGTGGATAAGGACCCGCTGTCTACACCAGCTACTATTTTCTTTTCAGACTTACGCATATGCTTTCTGGTTCCGTTTTTTTCCTTTAATGATTCAACAAAAGCGCTCACCCTGGTCATCAACTGTCCCTCACTGTCTCTGGTAAAATCGGTCTCTATTTTCAGTATAGGAAAATGACAATTGTCTTTTATATAAGAATACTCATATGAATAAAACTCGCAGAACTTTATAGTGTGGTACACAATGCCGTCTACATTTGCCATTATATCCTCCAACATGTCCCGCCTTGTATCAATATCCGCCATGCGCATACATGGAATAGAGCGCATAAGGCATTTCGCGTACCATTCTATCATCTCCTGCTCTCCTGCCGATCTATCAAAAAGCGGCACATATTCTAGCAAATCCCCAGTACACGTATAATTTAACACCTCATCTGCCCCTGCCTTTTTAATCAAATCGATGAGGTAAGAACTGCATCTGGCACCCATTATAGCCAGGCTTGTACCTTTGCGCGCTTTAGGTTTATTGGCCTGTGTGGCAATCTGCTCTGTCCACATATATTTTTTAAAATCCTGGACGTTAAACTCTTTGCCATAGAAACCTGCAAAAGCCTGTACCAATTTTTTTATTTCACCGGCATACACATCCACAGCCTGTTCCCCGCCTTTTCTGGGCAAATCCAGCATGTACACCATCATGTCTTTTTTCGCATTTTTCAGGACATCGTACAACCGCCTCGCGCTGTCACAGCAGTTTACAAGGATTATGCCATCGTATCCGCCCCTGAATACCTCTGAAAGCACCCCTTTCACATATGTACACATATTTGGGTGCATAAGGGCTTCCGCCACTTCATTATCAACACGCACCGGTTCTATGCGCCTACAATCAACGCCCATGTTTTCCAAAAGCTTCACAGGCGTATATTTACATATGTATCCTACGGTCATAAGCACCCCTCCCGCTTACCTATCATCTCTAAAAATGCTTCTAGTCTGGTGTTTACTTGCCCTTCATGATGGTTGCGCCGATCTGCCCCATCTCCATCCAGGGCGAGAAACGGTATGCCCCTTTCATCCAGCACCTGCTTTAACAGCATCATTCCCCCCACCGACTGCTTGCATCCCCACTGACAGAAGTGTATTACACCGTCGGGTTGTAACCTGTCGATTATATTCATTATGCTGTCTATCTTCCTCTGATAAGGCCCATTGCCGTGGTTGAGGATCATTTTTCTGGCCAGCGCCCTGTACGGGTTATCGCAGTCCATCTCCTCCAGATAATCAAAGTTCAAGTCAAGGCCTAAGATTTCGTATTCTCGGCTGTAATTAAAATACCGCTTTAACCCATAGGGGTAAAAAGGCACAATGTGCACCCAAAATACCCTCTTAGCCTTACTATCGGGAAAGCTTTGCATCTCATCCGTCAGCATCTCGTAAAATCTCAAGGTTTGCTGGGTTCCCATAAACGTATGGGTCACAAATAACATATACATCTCCAGCGTCAGAGTGGTAGGATGACATTTATACCTTAGGGCATCTATATACCTATTCATATAGGCGTGAGTCTTATTTTCCCTCTTTATCACCTCTTTTAGCTTATCCTCATCCATCTTTTTGCCCGTGGCCTGCTCCAGCATCTTCACCATCTCCCTGAGCTGCCCTTCTAAATAACTGACGCTCTGGGAGCTGTACTCAAACGGCACATCGATAGAGTACATGGGCACATGGTGATACCACGAAAGGTACCTGAACGTGCTTATATTGGCATCACACAACATGGACGACGTAATCATAAACTTAGGCTTGGGCAAGAGGTCGGTTAAAGCCGCTCCTATAAATCCCTTATGGTAGCTACAAAGGGTATCAGATATTCCAGACCGTTGGGCATAGTCTATGTAGATATCTTCGCATTGAAAACCCACGAGAAAAGACGAAAAGGCCTCTATACACAGAGGATATATATCCATGGCATGAAGTATTTCGGTAGGGGCAAACAGGTTGACCCATGCCGACTGATCACTATGTACCAGCGGATTTAATATAAACTCCACGCCTATTTTATTCAGGTAATTTAAGGATTTGGGCACATGTTTGTCCCCAAATAGGGAAAAAAAGATCTGTTCTGCCCTCAGTCCCAATACCATGAGCTTTCTGATCTTCTCGGGATTATTTGTGCTTTTCTTTATCCACCTCATATAAGTATCTACTAAATTCATTACGACGTCACTCCTACATGCTAAAATCATTTTCTATTGACTTACAAGTGGCGTAATAATATACTATTGCTCAGTGTAATTGTTATGAGGAGGTAACTTATGTTTAAAGATATATACTCTCGCTTTAAATCTATAAACAGCAACGCAAGGATAACCATCGCAGTGGGCCCTCTCATCAACATACCCATTAGTATGTTTACAACATACGCCACTATATATATGTCTAGACTTGGTTTAACCGCCGAACAAATAGGGATTATATCTTCTATAAACCTTCTGGCCCAGCTCATAAACTCCTTTTACGCTGGTATACTGACAAACAAGCTGGGTAGAAAAATCACCATAACCATATTTGACACCATTGCATGGGCCTTAGCGTGCCTGGCATGGGCTTTTTCCCGAAGTTTTGTTACATTTCTACTGGCGGCGCTACTGAATTCCTTTGTAAAGGTAGCTGAGATAGCGTGGAGATGCATATTGGTTGACGATTCCAGTCCTCAAGAGAGAATTACCATATGGTCTTTTCAAAACATCGTCTTCGCCATAGGAGGTTTGTTTGTGCCATTGGGAGGAATCCTCGTATCTCGCTACGGAGTGGTATCCGCTACCAGGGCGTTGTACATTATGAGCTTTGTGGTGATATTCACCGCTATCTTAATAAGATATGCATACCTTACCGAAACCTCCATAGGTGTAATGATGATGCAAAATAGCAAAAACAGCAGCCATAAAGAGGTCTTAAAGGACGTATACGATGCGATAAAATACATACTTACCCATCCGGAAAACCTCATGCTGCTTTCCATCGTGGTGCTAAACAACTTTCAGTTTATCCTAAAAAATACATATAACAACCTCTACCTAATTTCACAACTTAAGATAAGCGATAGGATGGTATCCATATTTCCAGCTATAGGCACGATAATGACCATGACCGCCTTGTTCGCAATTATACCTAAAATGAGAATAGGCGGTGAAAAAGGAGCACTGCTTATCGGGCTGGTGCTTACGTCCTTAAGCAATCTTTTATTGGTGCTATCTCCCCCTAGGCATATTGGCATGTTGACGTTGACCACACTTATAAGCGCTATAGGCTTTGCGATAATGGGCCCTAACTTAGAGACGTGCTGGGCTAACTCCATCGACGATAAAAAGCGAGCAAATGTAATATCCTATTCGTCTATATTCATCACTGCCATAAGTATACCTGCTGGCGCCATAGGTGGCTATATCTATACGTTAGAGCCGATAATGCTTTTTATACTGATATTCGCGCTCTCCTTGCTTGCCTGTGCAATCGGATGGGTGATCATGCGAGCAGACAAAAAAGCGGCAGGTAATCGCCTTCGCAGGCTTTCCACGTAATAGGTGCGCCAAAGCGGCGCACCTATTACTTATCAGTCGTTTTCCAGTAGCTCTACTATAACCTTGAGCTTATCCTCGGCATCTATGTAGGCATATCGCCCTCCGGTGTACTCACCCTTTTGGACCAGTGGCATGCCGTTAGCCTCCAACGCCGCCACAGTGTCCTTCATACCCTTTATCTGAAATGCGATGTGATGTACTCCTTCCCCATGTTTATCTAAAAATTCCCTCCATGTACTGGGTTCGCTGTCGGGCTCTATAAGTTCTATGTCTAAAGATCCCATCTTGAAGAATATAAGCTTCGCCCTGGCCTTTGTGGAGCTGCCTTTATACTCAGTCTTTGCAACATCCACCGTGTCGGTTATCACCGTTGAAGTAGGCTTTATCCCAAATACCTTTTCGTACATCTTAGCCGTCTTTTCCGCATCGTGTACAACTATGCCTATCTGGGTCACAACATTACTGCCTATCATTTTTTCTTCCATATACATTCTCCTCTCATTTAAATATTTTATAATTTCGCCAAAGGCCATCTTGTTGATATAATGCTTAAGAGCACTAATATATGAAAACAGTGGATCCTTTTTTTACATAATCATAAAACCATTTACTTTCTTGTAAAGGCAATCTTATACAGCCATGGGAAGCTCTTTTTAATAATGTAGGATCAATAATTCTATCGTTTTTATCTAAAAGAACCGAATGAAAAAGATACAATGATCCATAAAAGCTTACCCAATACTTTACTTTACTTTTATACTGAGGAAAGTACATCTCCTTGCCCCTGTTGCCAATTTTGAACGTTCCCCTTATAGTGGGAGAGGAATTTTTGCCCGTAGCACAGGGAATGGATTTGTAAAGCCGCCATTTGCCTTTTGTCCCCATGAAAACATATGTATACTGCCTGCTTATATCAACCCACACAAAATAAGGCGTCTCGCTAGTAAACCCCTTGATATTTACGTATCTTTCTAACTCATCTTTTGTTAACAGGTTTTTGTTGGTGGGGGGATCAGGAGGTATAATCAAGTTGACTCCATAAGTCCAACCGACTATTGACGACGAAAGAGATTTCACATTATACCAGACACCAGATCTGTCCTGAATAACCTCCACTTTTTCCCCTTTTTTTAAAGCACCTATCCGGTAACGGGTGTTGTTATATTTATACAGAGGGGCATCTCTTTTTAGTGTCGCTATGACATACGATGGCTTTACAAGAGCGTCAAGATCCCTAACCGGCGGTTTAGGTGGGTTAACTGGTGGCTTGGGTTGATTCTCTGGAGTTTCCGAAAATAATTTATTTAGTGTTTCAATAAAATTATTGTCTTTACCTTCAAAAATATTTTCATCTCCAATAGCTATTAGACCCTTTTCATTCCAGGAGACCTTTTTACCCAGTGCTTCTGCAACAGCCCTTACCGGTACCATTGTAATACCTTGAAATATCTCTGGCGGTATATACAATTGCACCTTATTGTCATTTACTATCATAGTGCTATCGTTGGCTTTCATAATGACCTTGCAATTACCAAACTCCAGTGTTATGGTCCCTGTCATGTTATCATAAATTACCTTAGCGCCTAGGTTCTCTGCAATAAATCTCAATGGAAGCATGACCCTGTTATTTTTTATGAAAGGTTTTATAACGCCCTTTGAATCTATCTTGGTCTTTGTGCCTTTAACAAAAGCATCGGGACTATCAATATGCAATAATATAACACCTTGTATAGCAGATTTTATATTGTCAGGGACCGTTGTTGCCGAAAACGCCGGGTGAACAATTGTTGACAACATTGCTACAACCGTTAAAATAACTAAAGCAACTTTAAACCTCAACTAAATTCCCCCTTGCATTATTATGAATGGTAGTACACTTATTCTTCATTAGGTATCTCCAAAGACCGCATCTTTTGGTTTACATCCCAATCTCCTATTTTATTAATTTCAAATACGTTCAACTATTTCCGCATAACCCAACCCTCTAAAATAACCGCCTATTGATACATATTATACCATAATTTACGTTCATGATGATACACGTTTACGCCTTTTTATTCAGTAGAGCATCAGTTTTATATGGATTGTTTTTCCTGTATATATCATATTAAAAACGGTTAATATAATAGCAGACGGGTACGTAACGGTTGAGCCAAGACTTACAGTCATTCTGTATGGTCGGATAGACCATCATTATAGGTAATAAGTTATCTATAATGGTATCAAGGTAAACCGTTACGTGCTCGTCTTTTATTTTATAATCTATATTCCGGGCGCATCTTTTAGCAAACTTCTCCATCTACCATGTACAGTAACAACCTGTACTATATTCATGACTATTCAGCAACTGATCACCAAACTCCAATATCTTAGGCTGAGTATCCGTCATAAGTATGAATTTAGTACCATAATATTCTGATATTTTTTGCAAAGTAGCACTAACAAGAGGCATATACTTTTCTGGTACTGCCTGCACTTCATCCAATATTACGATACTACCTGCTAGCTTTTTAAATTTTTTAAAGCACTGTTTCTGTCTGTGAATATCGATTGAAATAGCTGTACAAATGTGGTTAAGATCACATCTCCTTCCCATGCCTCCATCTCAAGTAGGGCTTTGCTTACCGACATAATTTCGTCAACTTTGATGACTGCTGCCCGTATCCGCAAACACTTTGTTATAATTAATACCAGTAATTTGAAACAGCAAAACCAAAGTGATGCAGATACGAAAAGGTGTACATGTTCGAATTGAATGGATAGATTCAGTATTTCTACCTCCATGCGTCCACGCTTTTCTTAAAACAACCGTTCAAGCTCCTTTGCAATATCATCTTTCAGTGTTTTCATTCTGTATTTTGGTATCCACACAAAATGATAATTGATATTGTAATAAGAGTATCTCGTCTTAATCCTATCCATAGCTTAATTGTAGCAAAAATAAAAAAACGCTGCTTTTATGCCATATCCTAAAGAAGATGGGTCTTCCCGCAGCAATTATATAATTTTCGGTTAAATACATATATATTAAAAATATAGAAATTAATCCCTTCCAATTTTACATCGTCTTCATTTTACTAAATCAGTAAACACGTCACCAAAACCGTATACGTCTATCTTTCCGTCATTATTTGTATCTCTTCTGCCTCTCTTAAAATTTACATTGACAAAGTGAAGTCATTATAATATCCTAACGACGAAAACATATGTTATTTTTGGAACATAAAAATTTTATGAAGCCAAAGAAAGGAAGCGGTAAAAATTAACTCAAGTAAGACTTTTTATTTAATAGTCATATTTTTTATAAGCGTATTTGTATATTTTTTAATCCATAAATTCTTCCCTAATTTCTCTTTGTTATATACTTTTATTATCATTTTAGTACTAAATGTATTAATATGGACTGTAAAAAACAAGTAAAAAACATGAGTTATAAACGAAAGGTTAATTGTAAAATTAAATGCGACACCAAAAAATAGTTGAACCATAGCATGAAACCCGATATGATGTTGGTTGGTAAAAAAACTAACACATATGGAGGGTTTCAGCTATGGTTCTTACTCAAGAGTATACCACATCACCTCCCTCTATTATCTTTCATTTTCTCACGATATCTTCGTTTTTCTTCGATTTTCTCATTGCAATAATAGCACCTCATGGTTGGTGTTGTTATTTTTTACTTATATTACCTTTATAACTATGACTTTAATAAACTTATGTAAGTTAATTCCATATTATGGCAGGATAGCTCCACTTCTCTCATGGGGTTTACCCTCCCATCTCTCACAGGATCTTTGTCCTTAATTCCTTCGTTCTACCTTCCATGAGGTGGATGTCAGTTATGCTCGTACACAGGGTCTCTGCCCTTATGGAGAAATCTTACCTGACAACTCCCGCTCTTGTTCTCAATGTTAAATTCTACTTAGTTCATAATCGCCTTACGAAACCCAATTTCACTATTATCCTTTGCACCGCTTAATTGTCCTAACCATCGCAGAACGCGAGGCTGTCAAGGGTCGGCTTGCGAAGTGAGCAAAGCAAAACCGAGATGTTAATCCTTGCCCAAGACTTCGAGCGGATGCGATGCATAATCGCAAATGCGGTGCTTTTATGCAACTTCCTGTAATGATGGCCTTTTTATGTCTTTTAACATTTTTTCAGGATCGTACTTTATTCCTTTTTTTAATATCGCAAAGAATATCCTTATTAACTTGCAGCATAACACTATCAATGACTGTTTCTTTTTTAGAGGGTTTCCTTTTCTTGTCGTATAATATTCATGTAGTATCCGAAATTCCTGATTCTTAGCTACTATTGGCACTATTACCTTATATAATATGCTCCTTAAGCGCCTACGCCCCCTCTTACTTATTGTTGTTTCCCCTTCATGCTCTCCGGAACTGTTCTCTACCAGATTTAATCCCCCTAATTTCTGTATCTGTCTTGGATGTTCATAATTTTTTATGTCGCCTACTTCAGAAATAAACGCCGCTACTGTATTTATTCCTACACCTTTAATCTCCAATATCTCCCGGGCCCCAGGTACTTTCATTGCAAGCTCTTCCATTTTCTCCTCAATTTCTTCTTTTTGTTTCGTAATTATATCATATCGCTCAAGTAGATACCTTATTTCATATTCTGCTATCTTTATGCCTTGCCTTTTGCCTATACTCTCTTCTGCAGCTTTTACAAGACTTATTGCCTTTTTCTTACCAACTGCACTATATACTTCACTTCTCCAGCAAGATACTATGCCTTCAACGCCTTTTTCAATTATCTTTTCTGGTGTTGGAAATTCTTTATTAATGCTGCTTTCCCTTCCCAGTCTGCAAATACTGTATTAAATTCTGGAAAGTATATATCAAGCCATCTTATAACTTGGTTTTTTATCATGATTAAATCTTTATTTAATCTTTCATGTATATCTACTGCAATTCTTAATTCTGCGTATATGCCTTCGGGTATATTAGGTTCTACATATCTTCCATCTTTGACGAGCATTGCTATTGTTTTTGGATCTTTTCGGTCATTTTTTGTAGGCGAATTATCATCCAGTTCTTTGCTCTTTTTTACATGGTATGGATTTACCAATACCAATTTTATACCATTGTCTTTAAGATATTGAGCAAAGCATAACCAATAATGGCCTGTGGGCTCCATACCGACCATCAATTGGTCTTTCTCATTTGCTTCTTTCAAATTTGTAGCCCATTCAAGGAATTTTTCCATTCCTCTCCTGTCGTTTTCGAATTCTATATGCTTGCCATATTCTACACCTCTAAAATCAAATGCCCTGGCATGGTGTGTTTTCTTTGCGATATCAACACCTATTATTAAAGTTTTTTCATTCACTTGTAATATCTTTTCATTTTGTGTATACTTCATTTTAGATACCTCCTGTAGTTAGGTGTCATTTTTATCAGTGTTCGAACACTTGACACCTAAAATTATATCAGGGGGTATTTATTTTTTCAAAGTTCGGTTTAGCCCATTTTAGCTCATTTTAAATCATTACAGGAATGCTCGTACTTTTAAACACCTTACACCTTATGAAAGAGGTAAAATTTGTGCTCTTTTAAAAGAAGGGTTCTCACCATCTCAAATCGCTAAAAAACTTGGCCGCCATCGCAGCACCATTTACCGCGAAATAAAACGTGGCACCACAACTCAACGCCGCACAGATCTAACTACATATGAAGCATACTTCCCTGAAACCGGCCAGGCGGTATATGAGAAGAACCGCTCTTTCTGTGGCCGAAAAAGTAAGATCCTCCAAGTTGAATCCTTCCTCCAATATGCTGAGCAAAAGATACTTCAAGACAAATGGTCCCCTGATGCTGTTGTAGGAGCTGCTCGCCGAGAAAAACTCTTTGACCCTTCGTCCATGGTTTGCACCAAAACCCTATACAACTACATCGACCGCTGCTTGCTTAAAGTCCGCAATATAGACCTTTTCATAAAAACCAGACGTAAACCGAAGAAGAATTCTTTGAGAAAACACAAGCGCCTTTTCGGCAAGAGTATTAGCGAGCGGCCTGATAGCATTGAAAAGCGTGAGGAGTTCGGCCATTGGGAAATCGACACTGTTCTTGGAAGACTCTCTAATGACCATGTTCTGCTGACCCTAACAGAAAGGAAAACTCGTTATCATCTGCTCCTCCCATTGGCAAGCAAAACTGTTGAGGCAGTGGATGAAGCGTTAAAGCGGCTAAAAAGCCAGTATGGTCTTATGTTTTCTCGGGTGTTTAAGAGCATCACTGCGGATAACGGTAGTGAGTTTGCCAATTTAAACGTCCATGGGATTGATATTTACTATGCTCACCCCTATTCCGCCTGGGAACGAGCCACTAATGAGCGGCACAATGGTCTAGTCAGGCGGTTGATTCCTAAGGGAACAGCTATCAGTGAATTGTCGCTTTCACAAATTGAGCGGGCGCAGAATTGGTGTAATACCTTGCCAAGAAAAATCCTTGGTTACCGCCAGCCAGCAGAGCTCTTTTTCAGGGAAATAGAACTGCTAACTTCTGAGTTTCAAAATTCATGATTTCGAAATCCAACATCATTCGGGTTTCCAAAAAATGTGTCGCATTTAATATTGCAATTTAAGAGTTCATTTAATTCACACAATTCCTTTGATTGAATACAAATATATTGCATATATAAATACAGGCCAGGTGATATATATGGCCCGCAATACCTCAAAGGCAAAAGGCGCAAATTGCGGAGATAAAAAAAGCATCTTTAAAAAAATCGCAGAGTTTATCGGATTAAGACATACCCAGCAAGACGTAATCAATTTGAACCTTTACGGCCTTAATATCACGATTTCTAGAAAACTGGATATAGACGTTCCCCATGAAGTTACAGTGGTTGTACCTAGGGTGGAAATAAGGGAAAAAATCGCAGATAAAAACAACCCTCAACGAGAAAGAGAAATAATTTTTAATAGTATCACCGTAGTACATGCTCCCAGGCATTCTTCAGCGCAAAATTCCCCATCTGACATACATCGATAGCCAA
The genomic region above belongs to Caldanaerobius polysaccharolyticus DSM 13641 and contains:
- a CDS encoding MFS transporter, whose protein sequence is MFKDIYSRFKSINSNARITIAVGPLINIPISMFTTYATIYMSRLGLTAEQIGIISSINLLAQLINSFYAGILTNKLGRKITITIFDTIAWALACLAWAFSRSFVTFLLAALLNSFVKVAEIAWRCILVDDSSPQERITIWSFQNIVFAIGGLFVPLGGILVSRYGVVSATRALYIMSFVVIFTAILIRYAYLTETSIGVMMMQNSKNSSHKEVLKDVYDAIKYILTHPENLMLLSIVVLNNFQFILKNTYNNLYLISQLKISDRMVSIFPAIGTIMTMTALFAIIPKMRIGGEKGALLIGLVLTSLSNLLLVLSPPRHIGMLTLTTLISAIGFAIMGPNLETCWANSIDDKKRANVISYSSIFITAISIPAGAIGGYIYTLEPIMLFILIFALSLLACAIGWVIMRADKKAAGNRLRRLST
- a CDS encoding VOC family protein translates to MEEKMIGSNVVTQIGIVVHDAEKTAKMYEKVFGIKPTSTVITDTVDVAKTEYKGSSTKARAKLIFFKMGSLDIELIEPDSEPSTWREFLDKHGEGVHHIAFQIKGMKDTVAALEANGMPLVQKGEYTGGRYAYIDAEDKLKVIVELLEND
- a CDS encoding stalk domain-containing protein, translated to MRFKVALVILTVVAMLSTIVHPAFSATTVPDNIKSAIQGVILLHIDSPDAFVKGTKTKIDSKGVIKPFIKNNRVMLPLRFIAENLGAKVIYDNMTGTITLEFGNCKVIMKANDSTMIVNDNKVQLYIPPEIFQGITMVPVRAVAEALGKKVSWNEKGLIAIGDENIFEGKDNNFIETLNKLFSETPENQPKPPVNPPKPPVRDLDALVKPSYVIATLKRDAPLYKYNNTRYRIGALKKGEKVEVIQDRSGVWYNVKSLSSSIVGWTYGVNLIIPPDPPTNKNLLTKDELERYVNIKGFTSETPYFVWVDISRQYTYVFMGTKGKWRLYKSIPCATGKNSSPTIRGTFKIGNRGKEMYFPQYKSKVKYWVSFYGSLYLFHSVLLDKNDRIIDPTLLKRASHGCIRLPLQESKWFYDYVKKGSTVFIY
- a CDS encoding transposase; translated protein: MDRIKTRYSYYNINYHFVWIPKYRMKTLKDDIAKELERLF
- a CDS encoding IS30 family transposase, whose amino-acid sequence is MLNHYRNARTFKHLTPYERGKICALLKEGFSPSQIAKKLGRHRSTIYREIKRGTTTQRRTDLTTYEAYFPETGQAVYEKNRSFCGRKSKILQVESFLQYAEQKILQDKWSPDAVVGAARREKLFDPSSMVCTKTLYNYIDRCLLKVRNIDLFIKTRRKPKKNSLRKHKRLFGKSISERPDSIEKREEFGHWEIDTVLGRLSNDHVLLTLTERKTRYHLLLPLASKTVEAVDEALKRLKSQYGLMFSRVFKSITADNGSEFANLNVHGIDIYYAHPYSAWERATNERHNGLVRRLIPKGTAISELSLSQIERAQNWCNTLPRKILGYRQPAELFFREIELLTSEFQNS